From a single Bacteroidota bacterium genomic region:
- a CDS encoding SDR family oxidoreductase, with amino-acid sequence MDLSLNNRRAAVAGSTQGIGKAIAIELANLGANITLIARNETELAKVCKNLPNSGNQKHNFIVADFTETNLLKQKIEKYVEDNTINILINNTGGPPPGQAIAAETSNFEKAFSQHLVCNQILAQSVIEGMKSSAYGRIINIISISVKQPIPNLGVSNTIRGAVASWAKTLANELGEFGITVNNILPGYTNTARLQSLLKNTASRLNKTIDETKKSIYQTIPLERFATAEEIAFATAFLASPSAAYINGINLPVDGGRIACL; translated from the coding sequence ATGGATTTAAGCTTAAATAATAGAAGAGCTGCAGTTGCCGGAAGTACGCAAGGAATTGGGAAAGCAATTGCTATTGAACTGGCAAATCTTGGAGCAAATATCACATTAATTGCCAGAAATGAAACAGAACTTGCGAAAGTTTGCAAAAACCTGCCAAATTCTGGAAATCAAAAACACAATTTTATAGTTGCAGATTTTACCGAAACAAATTTGCTAAAGCAGAAAATCGAAAAGTATGTTGAAGATAATACTATAAATATTTTAATAAACAATACGGGAGGCCCTCCCCCCGGACAAGCTATTGCCGCTGAAACCTCAAACTTTGAAAAAGCTTTTTCGCAACATTTGGTTTGTAATCAAATATTAGCCCAGTCGGTTATTGAGGGGATGAAATCTTCCGCTTACGGTAGGATAATAAATATTATTTCGATTTCGGTGAAACAGCCAATACCAAATCTTGGAGTTTCAAATACTATCAGGGGAGCGGTTGCAAGCTGGGCTAAAACTCTTGCTAACGAGTTGGGAGAGTTTGGAATAACGGTGAATAATATTTTGCCCGGATATACCAATACTGCCCGATTGCAATCCTTACTTAAAAACACAGCTTCACGTTTGAATAAGACTATTGACGAAACAAAAAAATCTATTTACCAAACAATACCCTTAGAAAGATTTGCCACAGCCGAAGAGATTGCATTTGCTACTGCATTTCTCGCTTCTCCTTCGGCAGCCTACATAAATGGAATAAATCTTCCTGTTGATGGCGGTAGAATTGCTTGTCTCTAA